One part of the Nitrospiraceae bacterium genome encodes these proteins:
- a CDS encoding PsiF family protein: MKRTATIPVICLFTVGLCIAPMAIAAPEQQNKMKVCNEQANAKGLGEGKGEERKAFMKQCLSAKPVKTGKTAQQEKMKACNKEASEKQLKGDERKKFMSTCLSN; encoded by the coding sequence ATGAAAAGGACAGCGACCATCCCAGTGATCTGCCTGTTTACGGTCGGTCTGTGCATCGCGCCAATGGCCATCGCTGCACCCGAGCAACAAAATAAGATGAAGGTATGCAACGAGCAGGCGAATGCCAAAGGTCTCGGCGAAGGGAAGGGTGAGGAACGGAAGGCGTTTATGAAGCAATGTCTCTCCGCCAAGCCGGTGAAGACCGGGAAAACGGCTCAGCAGGAGAAGATGAAGGCGTGCAACAAAGAGGCGAGCGAGAAGCAACTGAAGGGCGATGAGCGGAAGAAATTTATGAGCACCTGCTTATCCAACTAA
- the truA gene encoding tRNA pseudouridine(38-40) synthase TruA translates to MPTFKLMLEYDGTGYAGWQRQPNQPTIQEAVERAIVQVSQSPVSVIAAGRTDAGVHALGQVASFRTDRTWAPADWTRALNAVLPEDISVRSTELVPDAFHAQHDARGKLYEYRILNRPERPTTERRYVWHIYRSLDDAAMQQAASTLIGFHDFSSFEGSLTDNDEPRCNLQRLTLTRRGDHLSIEAYGDRFLKHMVRSIVGTLVEVGAGKRSPTSLTNVLNARDRSAAGQTAPPHGLFLVHVAYE, encoded by the coding sequence ATGCCGACCTTCAAATTAATGTTGGAGTACGACGGCACCGGCTACGCAGGCTGGCAACGGCAACCCAACCAGCCTACGATTCAAGAAGCGGTTGAGCGGGCCATCGTGCAAGTGAGCCAATCCCCTGTGTCCGTCATCGCAGCCGGTCGCACTGATGCGGGCGTGCACGCGCTGGGCCAAGTGGCGAGTTTTCGAACCGACCGAACATGGGCACCCGCAGACTGGACACGCGCCTTGAATGCCGTGCTCCCCGAAGATATCTCGGTTCGGTCGACCGAGCTCGTGCCCGACGCGTTTCATGCCCAGCATGATGCGCGCGGCAAACTCTACGAGTACCGTATCCTCAACAGACCGGAGCGACCCACGACCGAGCGCCGGTACGTGTGGCATATCTACCGATCCCTCGATGATGCAGCGATGCAGCAAGCTGCGTCCACCCTGATCGGTTTTCACGACTTCTCATCGTTCGAGGGGAGCCTCACGGACAACGATGAGCCTCGATGCAATCTCCAACGGCTGACCCTGACTCGCCGGGGTGATCATCTTTCCATCGAAGCCTACGGCGATCGGTTTCTCAAACACATGGTCCGTTCCATCGTCGGGACTCTGGTTGAAGTGGGGGCCGGGAAACGATCTCCTACGAGCCTGACGAACGTGTTGAATGCCCGCGACCGATCGGCGGCGGGGCAGACCGCTCCGCCGCACGGATTATTTCTTGTCCATGTCGCCTACGAATGA
- a CDS encoding N-acetylmuramoyl-L-alanine amidase, which yields MPSALGRIVIAFVAVQFIGLHSLVAPCLFDSQAFAASSEVRQEKPRKTRGTHANTSSVSLVPAIIQNLRSTTSPGLNRLVLDLDRRTRVKKHYAPKPNGVIAEIPNATLSKSAQTKLARGSIAKPFVITQVSSHSVAVSLPNGSFQRYHLLSLTNPPRLVVDVVPSNQLGVTQPTEAPDPSLPPSPPSQPVPPPTKSFRTIVVDPGHGGRDPGAKGLRGTEEKDITLKVGLKLRDLLKRQPGVRVMMTRDRDVFVELEDRAKYANNLEADLFVSIHVNSHPQRTVKGIEIYHFGEAKDQRALEVAARENGTPLSSTGVGWEYLVADLLTTKKIEESLELAWTTKEAMVAHMNGHYATVDHGVKTAPFYVLRFTSMPSILAEIAYVSNPSEETLLRTDTFVNRVAESLNDGVKAFLSSAKQPAR from the coding sequence ATGCCTTCAGCCCTCGGGCGCATTGTTATAGCCTTCGTTGCGGTCCAGTTTATTGGCCTCCACAGCCTCGTCGCTCCTTGTCTATTCGACAGTCAGGCTTTCGCCGCCTCCAGCGAGGTACGACAGGAGAAACCCAGAAAGACCCGAGGCACTCACGCGAATACATCTTCCGTTTCACTCGTTCCTGCGATCATTCAGAATCTTCGCAGCACGACGTCGCCAGGTTTGAATCGACTCGTACTGGACTTGGACCGAAGAACCCGCGTCAAGAAGCATTACGCTCCAAAACCCAACGGAGTCATCGCCGAAATTCCCAACGCCACCCTGAGCAAATCAGCCCAAACCAAACTTGCACGTGGTTCGATCGCCAAACCGTTTGTGATCACCCAGGTTTCTTCGCATTCCGTGGCCGTTTCCCTCCCGAATGGATCGTTTCAGCGCTATCACCTGCTCAGCCTCACTAACCCTCCGCGCCTTGTCGTGGATGTCGTGCCCTCCAACCAGCTGGGCGTGACGCAACCGACCGAAGCACCAGACCCATCGCTCCCTCCGAGTCCGCCCTCTCAACCGGTACCACCTCCCACGAAATCATTCCGAACGATTGTGGTCGATCCCGGCCACGGCGGGAGAGATCCGGGAGCCAAAGGGTTACGGGGGACAGAGGAAAAAGACATCACCCTCAAGGTGGGACTGAAGCTTCGCGACCTCCTGAAAAGGCAACCAGGGGTGCGTGTCATGATGACGAGGGACCGCGATGTATTTGTCGAGCTCGAGGACCGTGCCAAGTACGCCAACAATCTCGAGGCTGACCTGTTTGTCTCAATCCACGTGAACTCGCATCCCCAACGGACGGTCAAAGGAATCGAGATTTATCACTTCGGAGAAGCCAAGGATCAGCGCGCTCTTGAAGTCGCAGCCCGTGAAAACGGCACCCCGCTCAGCAGCACCGGTGTTGGCTGGGAATATCTCGTCGCCGACCTCCTGACGACGAAGAAAATCGAAGAATCATTGGAACTGGCCTGGACAACAAAAGAAGCCATGGTGGCCCATATGAATGGACACTATGCCACGGTCGATCATGGAGTGAAGACCGCCCCGTTCTATGTCCTGCGCTTCACCAGCATGCCCAGCATTTTGGCAGAAATCGCCTACGTGTCGAATCCCAGTGAAGAAACTCTCCTTCGCACCGACACCTTCGTGAACCGCGTCGCTGAATCACTCAACGACGGTGTCAAAGCGTTCCTCAGCTCGGCCAAGCAGCCGGCTCGATGA
- a CDS encoding NYN domain-containing protein: MALHLVIDGYNLLALLDRASGRIPLHSDMARESLIQELAAYRHRKAHPVTVVFDGWQQGFVTERREHRSGLEVIYSRRGEKADQVIQRLASEFGSDCAVVSSDREVAHYARAQGALAIEAGEFSEKLRGGPMTRRVAFKELDTGDESEPVRTSDKRGNPRKLPKAQRRRNRQLRQF; encoded by the coding sequence ATGGCGCTGCATCTGGTCATCGACGGCTATAATCTTCTGGCGTTGCTCGACCGTGCGAGCGGGCGCATTCCGCTTCACTCCGACATGGCGCGCGAATCGTTGATCCAAGAATTGGCGGCTTATCGCCACAGGAAAGCCCACCCCGTGACGGTTGTGTTCGACGGATGGCAGCAGGGGTTCGTCACGGAACGGCGCGAACATCGATCCGGCCTCGAGGTCATCTATTCCCGACGCGGCGAAAAGGCGGATCAGGTGATTCAACGCCTGGCTTCTGAATTCGGCAGCGACTGTGCCGTCGTGAGTTCCGACAGAGAGGTCGCACATTACGCAAGGGCGCAGGGAGCGTTAGCAATCGAGGCGGGTGAGTTTTCGGAGAAGCTTCGTGGAGGGCCGATGACTAGACGAGTTGCGTTCAAAGAGCTCGATACGGGAGACGAGTCCGAGCCCGTACGGACCTCGGATAAGCGAGGCAACCCCCGGAAGCTCCCGAAGGCACAGAGGCGGCGAAATCGACAGCTCAGGCAATTTTGA
- a CDS encoding TatD family hydrolase: protein MLIDTHTHLDDARYDSDREAMIARAREAGVEAFVTIGCDLSTSQAAIALADRYPFVYASVGVHPHEVKHMGDEWYDGLRRLATHKKVVAYGEIGLDYHYNHSSPKEQRNRFREQVALARELNLPVIIHTREAQEDTMTILREEKASDVGGVFHCFSGDAWLAKDALDLGFYLSFSGILTFQNASMLRDIAKTVPLDRLLIETDCPYLTPVPHRGKRNEPAFVSLVARQLAQILASDPTLSTDAIGRITTENAKRLFKIA, encoded by the coding sequence ATGCTCATCGATACGCACACCCATCTCGATGATGCCCGCTACGACAGCGACCGTGAGGCGATGATCGCACGTGCACGAGAAGCCGGCGTCGAGGCTTTCGTCACGATTGGATGCGACCTCTCCACTAGTCAGGCAGCAATCGCACTGGCTGACCGCTACCCCTTCGTGTACGCATCCGTCGGCGTGCATCCGCACGAAGTGAAACACATGGGCGACGAGTGGTATGACGGGCTCCGACGCCTCGCGACGCACAAGAAGGTGGTAGCCTACGGCGAGATCGGCCTTGATTATCACTACAATCATTCGTCACCGAAAGAGCAGCGTAACCGCTTCCGGGAGCAGGTGGCCCTGGCCCGAGAGCTGAACCTCCCGGTGATTATTCACACTCGGGAGGCTCAGGAAGACACGATGACGATACTACGAGAAGAGAAGGCGTCAGACGTAGGCGGGGTGTTTCACTGCTTCTCGGGAGATGCCTGGCTGGCGAAGGATGCGCTGGATCTGGGATTCTACCTTTCTTTCTCCGGAATCCTGACGTTCCAGAACGCGAGCATGCTTCGCGACATCGCGAAAACTGTGCCCTTGGACCGTCTCTTGATCGAAACCGATTGTCCTTATCTCACTCCGGTTCCACACAGAGGAAAACGAAACGAACCAGCCTTTGTGTCTTTGGTGGCCCGACAGCTGGCACAAATCCTTGCAAGTGACCCCACGCTCTCAACCGACGCAATCGGCCGCATCACGACCGAGAACGCCAAGCGTCTGTTCAAAATTGCCTGA
- a CDS encoding 3-deoxy-7-phosphoheptulonate synthase, producing MNRPIDNQHVIEIKALPSPRTIKTKLPITDQAATLVVETREAIRRILHGQDRDRLLVIVGPCSIHDPEAAYEYADKLKPVADALRDRLLIVMRTYFEKPRTTVGWKGLINDPHLDGTCDIATGMELARTILLNINQRGIPCATELLDPVTPQYIADLISWTAIGARTTESQTHREMASGVSMPVAFKNGTEGSLQVAVNAMTAARSPHHFVGINADGQTSIIKTMGNPDRHIVLRGGGGKTNYDEEHVARAESAVAGENIARPIMIDCSHDNSSKDHRRQGVVAREVLRQFREGRQSIMGLMLESNLSPGKQTWQQGKALVHGVSITDACLGWDETHTLLSELADLIVTRPA from the coding sequence ATGAATCGACCGATCGACAATCAACACGTTATAGAAATCAAAGCTCTTCCGTCTCCCCGAACGATCAAGACGAAGCTTCCGATTACGGATCAGGCTGCAACCCTCGTCGTGGAAACCCGCGAAGCCATCCGCCGGATTCTCCATGGGCAAGACCGTGATCGACTCCTTGTGATTGTCGGACCCTGTTCCATTCACGATCCGGAAGCCGCCTATGAGTATGCGGACAAGTTGAAACCGGTCGCTGATGCCTTGCGCGACCGGCTCTTGATTGTCATGCGGACATATTTTGAGAAACCGAGAACGACGGTCGGATGGAAAGGCTTGATCAACGATCCCCATCTCGATGGCACCTGTGACATTGCCACCGGTATGGAGTTAGCTCGAACCATCCTCTTGAATATCAATCAGCGTGGTATTCCTTGCGCCACCGAACTTCTCGATCCCGTGACACCCCAGTATATCGCGGACCTCATTAGCTGGACTGCGATCGGAGCGCGCACGACGGAGAGTCAGACTCACCGAGAGATGGCGAGCGGCGTATCAATGCCGGTCGCGTTTAAAAACGGCACGGAAGGCAGCCTGCAAGTCGCCGTCAACGCCATGACTGCCGCACGATCTCCTCACCATTTTGTCGGCATCAACGCTGATGGACAGACGTCGATCATTAAAACGATGGGCAACCCGGACCGACATATCGTGCTCCGCGGGGGCGGGGGTAAAACCAACTATGACGAGGAACATGTCGCGCGGGCTGAATCGGCGGTTGCCGGGGAAAACATCGCACGCCCCATTATGATCGATTGTTCCCATGATAATTCCAGCAAGGACCATCGACGCCAGGGCGTCGTCGCTCGTGAAGTCCTTCGCCAATTCCGCGAGGGGCGCCAGTCCATCATGGGTCTGATGCTCGAGAGTAATTTGTCTCCAGGCAAACAAACCTGGCAGCAAGGAAAAGCGCTGGTCCACGGTGTTTCCATCACCGACGCCTGCCTTGGTTGGGATGAAACGCACACCCTCCTCAGCGAATTGGCTGATTTAATCGTCACCAGACCCGCCTAG
- a CDS encoding TonB-dependent receptor, with the protein MRRAWVHSICRSVVFGLSLSVFGQAMAIAAQGSEGNVIMGSVQNQDLRRVDQAIVQVRDQEGEIVAQGVTNQAGEFSITIPQEGTYSVSAVRDTYKSEFVVVRIGNEPLPPVTLTLAVTQDIALEIVSPMPAIQYKASSETYQVSRKDVEILPRGNNNTVAEVLQTVPSVVYGALGQTHIRQDHANQQFRIDGVPIPEGVSSTFTDVISPRMWERADIILGGMEAQYGNKTAILVDITSKSGTRPSFGSAQLFGGSNQTINPSFEYGGTVGEKVRYYVLNSYTTTNRGIEPPTLGHSFFHDQSERNQTYLRGDYQHDNRNSLSWVFLNAVAKYQIPTIPGLGVNQDVLPLLQTQDPTFSPAPSQGVNQNQHENSQYTHLVWRHDVNASNFFQLAGFFRNSYANFTTDPFNTLAYAPEEQTANQTRKAYSVGTRLDYSWIPNKSHLVKTGFQLEYTNAQNQFQLFDFAVDQATGLPVGPVLTQSAANTNIQKREEVWVQDQWSLDDWTLNLGVRYDQIQSFYDEGQVSPRIGVTYKLNQSNVFHAYYGRMFTPPNVEQIAFTKVNLAGTTAQPDDPTGFSPRAERSNYFEVGSYHALTNWATLELTAYYKRSHFQSDAGQFGTTPMLNFFAFQWGYQEGIDGVLKMQLTDDVSARGNVAWGRCKANGLQSGQYLLDSKEITDINTPGGVFCDHSQLITSSAVVAYRFRERTTISGEMLYGSGLRTAANDTALTNSSHFQSWTTYNASLTHTFTLPWDQQKMLVGFDVINLLDQKYFYNTGAGSIGLGVAHAGMPRSFFFRAQWFF; encoded by the coding sequence ATGCGACGTGCATGGGTTCATTCTATTTGTCGTTCGGTCGTTTTCGGACTCAGTCTTAGTGTGTTCGGTCAGGCGATGGCGATCGCCGCACAAGGATCCGAGGGCAATGTGATCATGGGTTCGGTTCAGAACCAGGACCTGCGTCGCGTTGATCAGGCCATTGTGCAGGTCCGAGATCAGGAAGGCGAGATTGTTGCGCAAGGAGTCACGAACCAGGCCGGTGAATTCTCGATCACAATCCCACAGGAGGGGACCTACTCCGTCAGTGCGGTTCGGGATACGTACAAAAGTGAATTCGTGGTAGTCAGGATCGGCAACGAGCCTCTCCCTCCGGTGACGTTGACGTTGGCCGTGACGCAGGACATCGCCTTGGAAATCGTATCGCCAATGCCAGCAATCCAGTACAAAGCCTCAAGCGAGACCTATCAGGTGAGTCGAAAGGACGTGGAGATCCTCCCGCGCGGTAACAACAATACCGTCGCGGAAGTTCTCCAAACGGTTCCGAGCGTAGTGTATGGGGCCTTGGGGCAAACGCACATCCGCCAAGACCATGCCAACCAACAGTTCCGGATCGACGGAGTGCCGATTCCGGAGGGCGTGAGTTCGACCTTCACCGATGTGATCTCCCCCCGTATGTGGGAGCGCGCTGATATTATCTTGGGAGGCATGGAGGCCCAGTACGGTAATAAGACCGCGATTCTTGTAGATATCACCAGTAAGAGCGGAACAAGGCCCTCGTTCGGCTCGGCCCAACTGTTCGGCGGCTCCAACCAGACCATAAACCCGTCGTTTGAGTACGGAGGGACGGTTGGCGAAAAGGTCCGGTACTACGTCCTGAATAGCTATACGACAACTAATCGTGGTATTGAACCGCCGACGCTCGGTCACTCGTTTTTTCATGATCAAAGCGAGCGCAATCAAACCTATCTGCGAGGTGATTACCAGCATGACAACCGAAATAGCTTGAGTTGGGTGTTCCTGAACGCGGTGGCAAAGTACCAAATTCCGACTATTCCGGGATTGGGGGTGAACCAAGATGTGCTGCCACTCCTTCAAACGCAGGACCCCACCTTCTCCCCCGCGCCATCTCAGGGAGTGAACCAGAACCAGCATGAGAATTCCCAGTACACCCACCTGGTCTGGCGCCATGACGTCAACGCCAGCAATTTTTTCCAGCTTGCCGGCTTTTTCAGGAATTCCTATGCGAACTTCACCACCGACCCATTCAATACCCTGGCCTATGCGCCTGAAGAGCAGACTGCGAATCAGACACGGAAGGCCTACTCGGTCGGAACGAGGCTTGATTATTCCTGGATCCCGAACAAGAGCCACCTCGTCAAGACAGGATTTCAACTCGAGTATACGAACGCGCAGAATCAGTTCCAGTTGTTTGACTTCGCCGTGGACCAGGCGACCGGCCTTCCGGTCGGACCGGTGCTCACCCAGAGCGCAGCCAATACGAACATCCAGAAACGTGAGGAAGTGTGGGTCCAGGATCAATGGAGCCTGGACGACTGGACCCTCAATCTTGGCGTGCGGTACGACCAGATTCAAAGCTTCTATGATGAGGGGCAGGTCAGTCCACGCATCGGCGTGACCTACAAGCTGAATCAGTCGAACGTCTTCCATGCCTATTACGGCCGGATGTTTACACCACCGAACGTCGAGCAGATCGCGTTTACCAAGGTGAATCTTGCGGGAACCACGGCGCAACCGGACGACCCGACTGGATTCAGTCCCAGGGCGGAGCGCTCCAACTATTTTGAGGTGGGCAGTTATCACGCCCTCACCAACTGGGCGACCTTGGAGCTGACGGCCTACTATAAACGAAGTCACTTCCAGTCCGATGCCGGCCAGTTTGGCACCACCCCGATGCTGAATTTCTTTGCCTTTCAGTGGGGCTATCAAGAGGGGATCGACGGCGTCCTGAAAATGCAACTCACCGACGACGTCAGCGCGCGCGGCAATGTGGCGTGGGGCCGGTGCAAGGCCAACGGGCTACAGTCGGGACAATATCTGCTGGACTCAAAGGAGATTACGGACATCAATACACCGGGCGGCGTCTTCTGCGATCACTCCCAGTTGATCACGAGTTCGGCTGTGGTGGCCTACCGGTTCCGGGAAAGGACCACCATTTCTGGCGAGATGCTCTACGGATCTGGCCTTCGGACTGCGGCGAATGACACGGCGCTCACCAACTCTTCTCACTTCCAGTCTTGGACCACGTATAATGCCTCTCTTACGCACACGTTCACGTTGCCGTGGGATCAGCAAAAGATGCTAGTCGGGTTCGATGTCATCAACTTGCTGGACCAGAAGTACTTCTACAACACGGGCGCAGGCAGTATCGGGCTCGGAGTGGCCCATGCGGGGATGCCGCGGTCGTTCTTTTTCCGGGCTCAATGGTTCTTTTGA
- a CDS encoding energy transducer TonB: MQTMCKPAYVIGVVLWLWPVWGEAVEGDRATHEADHQEDVLELPEVHVHGLPLNKDQQLGPVPKSTPWPAMPASLDGQVIDDWMKARMLISKEAQVTVVVLEPAKHRELTQAGIAALNKWTFDPQMKGDDPIDGELTVRIHFRTR, from the coding sequence ATGCAGACTATGTGCAAGCCGGCATATGTGATTGGTGTGGTGCTCTGGTTGTGGCCAGTGTGGGGAGAGGCGGTCGAGGGCGACCGGGCTACGCACGAAGCGGATCACCAGGAAGATGTGTTAGAGCTTCCTGAGGTCCATGTTCACGGACTACCGCTCAATAAAGATCAGCAGCTGGGACCTGTTCCGAAATCAACCCCGTGGCCTGCGATGCCTGCTTCGTTGGACGGGCAGGTGATCGATGACTGGATGAAAGCCCGCATGTTGATCAGCAAAGAAGCACAGGTGACAGTGGTGGTTCTTGAACCGGCGAAGCACCGGGAACTGACCCAGGCCGGCATTGCGGCTCTCAATAAATGGACGTTCGACCCTCAAATGAAAGGTGATGACCCGATCGACGGGGAATTGACGGTCCGCATTCATTTCCGCACACGATGA
- a CDS encoding phosphatase PAP2 family protein, whose protein sequence is MNVDESLFLAINGLAGHVPAVDTFFLFLSGSSSLYLPVALASGYWMWVNWREALIGGAVLAGVVGFVDFLGGQLKWVFERVRPCRALDQAVVVGPGKCGVLFSFPSNHAVNTASAAAFLQVLYPKSGWVTWPIVVLVGFSRIYVGAHYVSDVLGGWAIGGCIGAGVAWLLLHWPQFRRRSVPPPAPTRTQIPVSHNS, encoded by the coding sequence ATGAACGTTGACGAATCCTTGTTTCTCGCCATTAACGGTTTAGCCGGCCATGTTCCGGCGGTCGACACGTTCTTCCTGTTCCTGAGCGGTAGTAGTTCCCTCTATCTTCCGGTCGCGCTCGCATCCGGTTATTGGATGTGGGTCAATTGGCGGGAGGCTCTGATTGGTGGTGCTGTTCTCGCGGGCGTCGTCGGCTTCGTGGATTTTTTAGGCGGGCAGCTCAAGTGGGTGTTCGAACGTGTCAGGCCTTGTCGAGCATTGGACCAGGCAGTCGTGGTGGGGCCTGGCAAATGTGGCGTGCTGTTCAGTTTTCCCTCCAACCATGCCGTGAACACCGCTTCCGCAGCCGCATTTCTACAGGTACTGTACCCGAAGTCAGGCTGGGTCACCTGGCCGATCGTGGTCCTCGTGGGTTTTTCCCGCATCTACGTCGGAGCCCACTACGTGTCTGATGTGTTGGGTGGGTGGGCCATAGGCGGATGCATTGGGGCTGGAGTCGCATGGCTGCTCTTGCACTGGCCTCAGTTTCGCCGGCGCTCTGTCCCGCCACCGGCACCCACGCGGACTCAAATACCTGTCAGCCACAACAGTTAA
- a CDS encoding GTP-binding protein, protein MPVPFYVLCGSLGAGKTTLLMRLLEYWSAQGRRVGVLMNEAGEVSIDGPRAGTMAQQVLNLAGGCVCCDTKEELSWGLAQLVKDYNSDVVILECSGLADPVEVVDAVTDLYTARLAHLERVIALLQPFSREQSNSSAYVTSQAVRCADEVILNKRDLYIAGLWDQFKTSIVSQNPYARFWETSHAKVDPNLLLASVASRKPPVRSTIVIGEPSPPDGHAGMGHHPIATTIRLPGSLNRERFLAWIETLPKELDRAKGFFRFQNEPTLQEFQYSPPGHATITPVTLLEEPDPAIVLIGRGYDIDRLRAELVSCVENQKRL, encoded by the coding sequence ATGCCGGTCCCTTTTTATGTACTCTGCGGGTCGCTCGGCGCAGGAAAAACCACGCTCCTGATGCGACTACTGGAGTACTGGAGCGCACAAGGCCGACGGGTGGGTGTTTTAATGAACGAGGCGGGAGAGGTCAGCATCGACGGGCCACGCGCCGGCACGATGGCTCAGCAAGTGCTCAACCTCGCCGGTGGGTGCGTGTGCTGTGACACGAAGGAAGAACTGTCTTGGGGTCTCGCGCAACTGGTGAAGGACTATAACTCAGACGTGGTGATTCTGGAATGTTCGGGATTGGCAGATCCTGTCGAAGTCGTCGACGCCGTTACCGATCTCTATACGGCCCGTCTCGCTCATCTCGAACGGGTCATCGCCCTTCTCCAGCCCTTCTCGAGGGAGCAAAGCAATTCCAGCGCCTATGTCACATCCCAAGCTGTCCGCTGTGCTGATGAGGTCATTCTCAACAAGCGTGACCTTTACATTGCCGGACTTTGGGATCAGTTCAAAACATCGATCGTGAGCCAGAATCCCTATGCACGATTTTGGGAAACCAGTCATGCGAAAGTTGACCCGAATCTTCTCTTGGCCTCCGTTGCCTCTAGGAAGCCTCCCGTGAGATCCACCATCGTGATCGGCGAACCATCACCACCCGATGGGCATGCCGGAATGGGGCATCATCCCATTGCCACCACAATCCGCTTACCTGGTTCACTCAACCGTGAACGCTTTCTCGCCTGGATCGAGACACTTCCGAAGGAACTTGACCGCGCGAAAGGCTTTTTCAGATTCCAGAACGAGCCGACATTGCAAGAATTCCAGTATTCACCACCAGGCCACGCAACGATCACACCGGTCACCCTCCTGGAAGAACCGGACCCAGCCATCGTACTGATCGGCCGTGGATACGATATCGATCGGCTCAGGGCAGAACTCGTCTCGTGCGTGGAGAATCAGAAGAGACTTTAA
- a CDS encoding cation diffusion facilitator family transporter yields MLMQPAATYQELRFRLSLALAVNAVIITAEFTGGFVLDSIGLMSDAGHNLIDQGSLFLALYAHLLTTKPASETRTFGYHRAGIIAAFLNSFILLLTAVGIALVGLKRLLHPVPVDGTWVMAIAALSFVANLSIALLLQHGARDDLNIRSAFWHMLGDAWVSLGVVVSGATILLTGWTVLDPLVSLLVVGAIVKGAWPLFKESLEVLLESTPPRISASHVAAMVESIPGVKNVHDLHIWAVEPRLIMLTCHVLVDGEDDALTNELLRTVRGRIASDFGIKHMTIQMETACCHPEAVHCDLSKLADQHHEFEAASHHH; encoded by the coding sequence ATGTTGATGCAACCCGCGGCGACCTATCAGGAACTGCGATTCCGGCTCTCTCTTGCTCTCGCGGTGAATGCCGTCATCATCACGGCTGAGTTCACCGGTGGATTCGTCCTCGACAGTATCGGCTTGATGAGCGACGCGGGGCATAATTTGATCGATCAGGGTTCATTATTCCTGGCCCTTTACGCACACCTGCTGACGACGAAACCGGCCAGTGAAACACGTACCTTTGGGTATCATCGAGCCGGCATCATCGCTGCCTTCTTGAACTCGTTCATCCTCCTCCTGACCGCAGTCGGCATCGCACTGGTCGGCCTTAAACGATTGCTTCACCCCGTCCCTGTTGACGGCACCTGGGTGATGGCCATCGCGGCATTGAGCTTCGTGGCCAATCTCAGCATCGCGCTCCTGCTGCAGCACGGGGCCAGAGACGATCTCAACATCCGCAGCGCGTTTTGGCACATGTTGGGAGACGCGTGGGTTTCGCTCGGTGTGGTTGTCAGCGGCGCCACGATCTTGTTGACCGGTTGGACGGTCCTCGATCCCCTCGTGAGTCTCCTCGTAGTAGGAGCGATCGTGAAAGGAGCCTGGCCACTGTTCAAAGAATCGTTGGAGGTACTGTTGGAATCGACGCCGCCGCGGATCAGTGCCTCACACGTCGCCGCCATGGTTGAGTCTATCCCGGGCGTGAAAAACGTCCACGACCTTCATATCTGGGCGGTGGAACCTCGCCTGATCATGCTCACCTGCCATGTGCTCGTCGATGGAGAGGATGACGCGCTTACCAATGAGCTCCTTCGAACGGTCAGAGGTCGGATCGCCTCAGATTTCGGCATCAAGCATATGACCATCCAAATGGAAACGGCCTGCTGCCACCCAGAAGCGGTCCACTGCGACTTGTCGAAACTGGCCGACCAGCACCACGAGTTCGAAGCTGCCTCTCATCATCATTGA